A portion of the Mesobacillus sp. AQ2 genome contains these proteins:
- a CDS encoding YtxH domain-containing protein, with the protein MGSSKRFWMGMFLGAMAGGAVSLLEKSTRQAVKEDFSKVSCGVAYVVKNPNAFIDDIKETANKVRTTVEQVTEDVAFITEKVEEIKDVPPQITELVKGTKESLRKLAASGDTKQHIDGQE; encoded by the coding sequence ATGGGCAGTTCAAAAAGGTTTTGGATGGGGATGTTTTTAGGTGCAATGGCCGGGGGTGCAGTAAGCCTTCTGGAAAAATCGACGCGCCAGGCGGTAAAAGAGGATTTCAGCAAGGTATCGTGCGGAGTTGCGTATGTTGTTAAAAATCCGAATGCATTCATCGATGACATTAAAGAAACAGCGAATAAAGTCCGTACTACAGTGGAACAAGTAACAGAGGATGTTGCGTTCATCACGGAAAAAGTTGAAGAGATCAAAGATGTGCCGCCCCAGATTACCGAATTGGTGAAAGGGACAAAAGAGTCATTGAGGAAATTAGCAGCATCAGGAGATACAAAGCAGCATATAGATGGACAAGAATGA
- a CDS encoding YihY/virulence factor BrkB family protein — MIDMSFFRQMWHRIQEDDVPALAAQLAYFLLLSLFPLLIFLVTLVPYLPISEMDILGFFDDYAPGESMDLIKNSLEDIMKKDGKLLSFGLLATIWSASNGINAIVRAFNRAYRVEETRSFIVSRLMAIFLTFGMIFVFLVALILPVFGKEIGSWLFANFGLREEFIYVWNMLRWLTSILILFIVFLGLYWIAPNKKLTCISGLPGSVFATGGWVLVSLGFSYYVSNFASYTATYGSIGAIIVLMIWLYLSAYIIIIGGEINAYFSEKKAGC, encoded by the coding sequence ATGATTGATATGTCATTTTTCAGGCAAATGTGGCACAGGATACAGGAAGACGATGTTCCGGCACTTGCTGCCCAGCTTGCATACTTCTTGTTGCTTTCCTTGTTTCCGCTTTTGATCTTTCTGGTCACATTGGTTCCATATTTGCCAATTTCAGAAATGGATATCCTTGGATTTTTTGATGATTATGCTCCAGGAGAATCGATGGATCTAATCAAAAACAGCCTGGAGGATATCATGAAAAAAGATGGAAAGTTGTTGTCTTTCGGATTGCTGGCGACCATTTGGTCTGCTTCGAATGGAATCAATGCGATTGTAAGGGCATTTAACCGAGCCTACCGGGTAGAGGAAACAAGATCGTTTATCGTAAGCCGGTTAATGGCCATTTTTTTAACGTTCGGGATGATATTTGTCTTCCTCGTCGCTTTGATTTTGCCGGTATTCGGCAAAGAAATAGGCAGCTGGCTGTTCGCGAACTTTGGGCTGAGGGAAGAGTTCATCTATGTCTGGAACATGCTGCGCTGGCTGACCAGTATCTTGATTCTTTTTATTGTTTTTCTCGGGTTATACTGGATCGCACCAAATAAAAAGCTGACTTGCATAAGCGGGTTGCCTGGATCCGTTTTTGCGACTGGAGGATGGGTGCTGGTATCACTCGGATTCTCCTACTATGTCAGCAACTTTGCTTCCTACACCGCAACGTACGGAAGCATCGGCGCGATTATCGTACTGATGATCTGGCTCTATTTGTCAGCATATATTATAATCATTGGCGGGGAAATCAATGCCTATTTCAGTGAAAAGAAAGCCGGCTGCTGA
- a CDS encoding heavy metal translocating P-type ATPase, giving the protein MAQGANAIAKPNSVPEGNLFGKIKPHAELIAAAISGILIAAGWILSKGDSQTASVIAFILAYVIGGFAKAKEGIEATIEEKELNVEMLMIFAAIGSAIIGYWTEGAILIFIFAMSGALETYTMNKSHKEISSLMELQPEEALRITNGVERKVHVSELEIGDLILVKPGERIPSDGKIAKGQTTIDQAAITGESIPVSKDTGDDVFAGTVNLTGSLTVEITKPNNETLFQKIIQLVQNAQSEKSPSQLFIERFEGTYVKVVLIVVVLMMFVPHYLLGWSWTETFYRAMILLVVASPCALVASIMPATLSAISNGAKHGILFKGGVHLENLSHLKAIAFDKTGTLTKGKPEVTDVIAADGLDRDEVLLKAASIESHSNHPLANAIVNYAKDVLGRELVHPESIEDVSGWGVKAHFENEDWKIGKADFVGRPVAEAFSDGAAVALASQGKTIVFIERNGQLAGLIALKDVVREETKQAIDLLKSEGIYTVMLTGDSKNTAKAIAAESHVDGYIAECLPETKVQQLKKLKEDHGQVAMVGDGINDAPALATANVGIAMGEGSDVALETADVVLMKNDLPKIAEAINLSRRMNRIVKQNIVFSILVIMVLIASNFLQFLDLPYGVIGHEGSTILVILNSLRLLK; this is encoded by the coding sequence ATGGCACAGGGAGCTAATGCAATTGCAAAACCAAACTCGGTTCCAGAAGGGAATCTTTTTGGAAAAATCAAGCCACACGCTGAACTGATTGCCGCCGCCATCAGTGGAATCCTGATAGCGGCAGGCTGGATCTTAAGCAAAGGAGATTCACAAACAGCGTCGGTCATCGCTTTTATCCTGGCTTATGTAATCGGCGGTTTCGCCAAAGCGAAGGAAGGCATTGAAGCGACAATCGAAGAAAAAGAATTGAATGTTGAAATGCTGATGATTTTTGCAGCGATCGGCTCAGCCATTATCGGCTATTGGACAGAAGGCGCAATTTTGATTTTCATTTTTGCGATGAGCGGAGCGCTTGAAACGTACACCATGAATAAAAGCCATAAGGAAATTTCCTCATTGATGGAGCTGCAGCCAGAGGAAGCATTGAGAATCACAAATGGTGTTGAAAGGAAAGTCCATGTATCCGAACTGGAAATCGGCGATTTAATTTTGGTCAAACCGGGCGAAAGGATTCCCTCTGACGGCAAAATAGCCAAGGGCCAGACAACGATAGACCAGGCAGCGATCACCGGGGAATCCATACCAGTATCAAAGGATACCGGAGATGATGTTTTCGCAGGCACTGTAAACCTGACAGGTTCCCTGACAGTTGAAATAACTAAGCCAAACAATGAAACATTGTTCCAGAAGATCATCCAGCTTGTCCAGAATGCACAGAGCGAAAAATCCCCGTCACAGCTGTTCATCGAACGATTTGAAGGGACATATGTAAAAGTCGTGCTCATCGTTGTAGTGCTGATGATGTTCGTTCCCCACTACCTGCTGGGCTGGAGCTGGACAGAAACGTTTTACAGGGCGATGATCCTGCTTGTAGTTGCCTCCCCATGTGCCCTAGTGGCATCAATCATGCCGGCTACGTTGTCAGCGATTTCTAATGGGGCAAAACACGGGATACTGTTCAAAGGCGGCGTCCACCTGGAGAATCTTAGCCATCTTAAAGCCATTGCCTTCGATAAAACGGGTACACTCACAAAGGGTAAACCGGAAGTGACGGATGTGATCGCAGCTGACGGGTTGGACCGTGATGAAGTTTTGCTTAAAGCCGCATCGATCGAGAGCCACTCCAACCACCCACTGGCAAATGCAATCGTGAATTATGCAAAGGATGTTCTCGGCAGGGAGCTTGTGCATCCTGAAAGCATCGAGGATGTTTCCGGGTGGGGCGTTAAAGCTCATTTCGAAAACGAGGATTGGAAAATCGGGAAAGCGGACTTTGTCGGCAGGCCTGTCGCAGAAGCATTCTCTGATGGCGCAGCAGTGGCACTTGCATCCCAAGGCAAGACGATTGTTTTCATCGAACGGAATGGCCAGCTTGCCGGCCTGATCGCCTTAAAGGATGTCGTCCGTGAAGAAACAAAACAGGCCATCGATTTGTTGAAATCAGAAGGCATCTACACAGTGATGCTGACAGGCGACAGCAAAAATACCGCAAAAGCCATTGCCGCTGAAAGCCATGTTGACGGCTATATCGCAGAATGCCTTCCAGAAACAAAGGTTCAGCAATTGAAGAAGCTCAAAGAGGACCACGGCCAGGTCGCAATGGTCGGCGACGGCATCAATGACGCTCCGGCGCTCGCAACCGCCAACGTCGGGATCGCCATGGGAGAAGGCTCAGACGTCGCCCTTGAAACAGCAGATGTCGTATTGATGAAAAACGACCTGCCGAAGATTGCCGAAGCCATCAACCTGTCACGCCGGATGAACCGTATCGTCAAACAAAATATTGTATTTTCGATTTTAGTGATCATGGTCCTGATCGCATCGAACTTCCTGCAGTTCCTCGACCTGCCATACGGCGTCATCGGGCACGAAGGAAGCACCATCCTTGTCATACTGAATAGCTTGAGATTGTTGAAATAA
- a CDS encoding DMT family transporter, with amino-acid sequence MTTKDFFTHPLGIVVSAAGATFLWGSAFPFIKLSYASLDIKPDEIGEQMLFAGYRFLLAGLLILILFLFLKRNMKFRTETTKPLLKIGLFQTFLQYVLFYIGLSYSTGIQGSIIAGTTSFFQILLAHFLYPDDRMSRLKVAGLMVGFTGVIFANWPNGEYEIHFGIGEILLMGAMLAGAYGNILAKQGSAKMEVIYLTAYQMILGSLGLIAIGAFTVGLVPFDFDLKSGLMLIYLAFLSATGFILWNNVMKYNQVGKVSLYLFLVPIFGVLLSSLLLGEALHYFVIAGLVLVVAGIVLVNRPSRKKNSLPAK; translated from the coding sequence ATGACAACTAAAGACTTTTTTACCCACCCGCTTGGCATTGTTGTGTCGGCAGCAGGGGCAACCTTCCTCTGGGGAAGTGCGTTCCCTTTTATAAAATTGAGCTACGCAAGCCTGGACATCAAGCCGGATGAAATCGGCGAGCAAATGCTGTTTGCGGGATACCGGTTTCTGCTTGCGGGGCTTCTGATCCTGATTTTGTTCCTGTTTTTAAAAAGGAATATGAAATTCAGGACGGAGACGACCAAGCCTCTTTTAAAAATAGGTCTGTTTCAGACATTCCTTCAATATGTCCTGTTTTACATCGGACTTAGCTACTCAACGGGCATCCAGGGATCCATCATCGCCGGCACGACGTCCTTCTTCCAGATCCTGCTGGCTCATTTCCTGTATCCTGACGACAGGATGAGCCGTTTGAAGGTCGCCGGTCTGATGGTTGGCTTTACTGGGGTTATTTTTGCGAACTGGCCAAATGGTGAATATGAAATCCACTTTGGCATCGGGGAAATCCTGCTCATGGGCGCGATGCTTGCTGGTGCGTACGGCAATATCCTGGCAAAACAGGGAAGTGCGAAAATGGAGGTCATTTATTTGACGGCCTACCAGATGATCCTCGGTTCTTTGGGATTGATTGCGATTGGTGCTTTCACTGTCGGACTGGTTCCTTTCGATTTTGACCTCAAGTCCGGACTGATGCTCATCTATCTGGCTTTCCTCTCTGCAACTGGATTCATTTTATGGAACAATGTCATGAAGTACAATCAGGTTGGAAAAGTGTCGCTGTACCTGTTCCTGGTGCCGATATTCGGCGTCCTTTTATCATCGCTGCTTCTTGGTGAAGCGCTCCATTATTTTGTCATAGCCGGATTAGTCCTGGTTGTGGCCGGAATCGTTCTCGTGAACCGGCCTTCCCGTAAAAAAAACAGCCTCCCTGCCAAATAG
- a CDS encoding MFS transporter, which produces MNISIKLRFWILVSIVAISGFSQGMLLPLIAIIFEQDGVSSSMNGFHATGLYIGILIASPLMEAPLRRFGYKPIILIGGFLVAVSLAFFPLWKSFWFWFILRLAIGIGDHMLHFATQTWITSFSAKDRIGRNISIYGLFFGLGFAAGPLMIGLVKINTALPFILSSAISLAAWLTVWLLKNERPEHDTDSTSFFGTMKRFGKVFKYAWVAFLPPFGYGFLEASINGNFPVYAMRSGIGVDAVALLLPAFAIGGILSQLPLGILSDKLGRRNVLIAVTLSGFISFTAAGLLENSTIGLLICFFLAGTLVGSTFSLGISYMADLLPKPLLPAGNLMCGIFFSFGSISGPFIGGLAIQWLKGISFFYVISTMLLLIFIALVAVRHDASEQQAKSA; this is translated from the coding sequence ATGAATATAAGCATAAAACTTCGTTTCTGGATCCTCGTCAGCATCGTTGCCATTTCGGGATTTTCCCAGGGAATGCTGCTGCCTTTGATTGCGATCATCTTTGAACAGGATGGCGTGTCATCCTCGATGAATGGATTTCATGCAACAGGATTATATATCGGTATCTTGATAGCTTCGCCATTGATGGAAGCGCCGCTGCGCAGATTTGGCTACAAACCGATCATTCTTATCGGCGGCTTTCTCGTCGCGGTTTCGCTGGCATTTTTCCCGTTATGGAAATCATTCTGGTTCTGGTTTATCTTAAGGCTCGCCATCGGAATTGGCGACCATATGCTCCATTTTGCCACCCAGACATGGATTACATCCTTTTCGGCAAAAGATCGGATTGGAAGGAATATTTCAATCTATGGATTATTTTTCGGGCTGGGATTCGCAGCTGGACCGTTGATGATCGGGCTTGTAAAAATAAATACCGCTCTGCCATTCATCCTTTCCTCTGCCATCAGCCTCGCTGCCTGGCTGACGGTATGGCTGCTGAAAAACGAGCGGCCTGAACATGACACTGACAGTACTTCTTTCTTCGGTACGATGAAGAGGTTCGGGAAGGTGTTTAAATATGCCTGGGTCGCCTTCCTGCCTCCCTTTGGCTACGGATTTTTGGAAGCAAGCATTAACGGGAACTTCCCGGTGTACGCGATGAGATCAGGGATTGGTGTCGATGCAGTCGCACTCCTGCTTCCGGCCTTTGCCATCGGCGGCATTCTCTCACAGCTTCCACTCGGGATCTTAAGCGATAAGCTCGGGCGGCGGAATGTATTGATTGCCGTTACCCTGTCCGGCTTCATCTCTTTTACTGCAGCCGGTTTGCTGGAGAATTCGACTATCGGTCTGCTGATCTGTTTCTTTTTAGCGGGCACGCTTGTAGGATCGACTTTTTCCCTTGGAATCAGTTATATGGCCGACCTGCTGCCAAAGCCGCTTCTTCCGGCAGGCAACCTGATGTGCGGTATTTTCTTCAGTTTTGGCAGCATCAGCGGGCCGTTCATTGGAGGACTGGCCATCCAATGGCTGAAAGGAATCAGCTTCTTTTATGTCATCAGCACGATGCTGCTGTTGATTTTCATCGCACTGGTCGCTGTCCGACATGACGCGTCTGAACAGCAGGCAAAATCTGCATAA
- a CDS encoding OsmC family protein encodes MEFKMKPEVGFYTETGFGRLDIAGDDEYGFRPYQLLVSSVAICSGGVLRKVLEKMRMEIEDIHIQADAERVEEEANRVSKIIVHFRIAGSNLDEKKIEKAMVLTRKNCSMVQSVVGSIEVEETFEIV; translated from the coding sequence ATGGAATTTAAAATGAAGCCAGAGGTTGGCTTTTATACAGAAACAGGTTTTGGAAGATTGGACATTGCTGGGGACGATGAATATGGATTCAGGCCATACCAATTGCTCGTTTCTTCAGTTGCGATCTGCAGCGGCGGAGTCCTGCGCAAGGTCCTGGAGAAAATGAGGATGGAAATCGAGGATATCCACATCCAGGCGGATGCTGAACGAGTTGAGGAAGAAGCAAACCGTGTCAGCAAAATCATCGTCCATTTCCGCATTGCCGGAAGCAATCTCGATGAAAAGAAAATCGAGAAGGCAATGGTGCTGACAAGGAAGAACTGTTCGATGGTGCAATCTGTGGTCGGAAGCATTGAGGTCGAAGAGACATTTGAAATCGTCTAA
- the cax gene encoding calcium/proton exchanger, translating to MANKIFMILTFVGVPLSVIGTLMHWSSTMLFIIYCLTIVALASYMGRATESLAIVTGPRIGGLLNATFGNAVELIISIFALKAGLIGVVLASLTGSVLGNLLLVAGLSFFVGGLKFKRQHFNVHDARHNSALLIFAVIVAFVIPEVFAMDMNESRTLSLSVGISIILIALYLAALFFKLVTHRGVYQPKVQSGAEHHEEEPEWGKAKAITILLAATVAVAYVAENLVHTFEEVGESFGWSELFIGIIIVAIVGNAAEHASAVIMAYKNKMDVAVEIAVGSTLQVAMFVAPVLVLVSLLFEKSMPLVFSMPEMVSMAVAVLLSISIANDGETNWFEGLTLIGAYVIMGIGFYLL from the coding sequence ATGGCAAACAAGATTTTCATGATTTTAACTTTCGTCGGTGTTCCGCTGTCTGTCATCGGAACGCTGATGCATTGGTCGAGTACAATGTTATTTATCATCTATTGTTTGACGATCGTTGCTCTGGCCAGCTATATGGGCCGGGCAACAGAAAGTCTGGCAATAGTAACAGGGCCGCGGATTGGCGGATTACTGAATGCGACCTTCGGCAATGCGGTTGAATTGATCATTTCCATTTTTGCGTTAAAAGCGGGGTTGATTGGAGTTGTTCTTGCTTCATTGACAGGTTCCGTGTTAGGCAACCTCCTGCTTGTAGCTGGGTTATCCTTTTTTGTAGGAGGACTGAAGTTCAAACGGCAGCACTTTAATGTTCATGATGCAAGACATAATTCTGCTCTTTTAATTTTTGCGGTGATTGTGGCCTTCGTTATTCCGGAAGTATTTGCGATGGATATGAATGAAAGCAGGACGCTCAGCCTTAGTGTCGGAATCTCGATTATCCTGATTGCGCTCTATCTTGCTGCACTGTTTTTCAAGCTTGTCACCCACAGAGGTGTTTACCAGCCTAAGGTTCAAAGCGGCGCCGAGCACCATGAAGAAGAACCGGAATGGGGAAAAGCCAAAGCGATCACGATCCTCCTTGCGGCAACAGTTGCTGTCGCTTATGTTGCAGAAAACCTTGTCCATACTTTTGAGGAAGTGGGCGAATCCTTCGGCTGGTCCGAATTGTTCATAGGGATCATCATAGTAGCGATTGTCGGCAATGCAGCCGAACATGCCTCAGCCGTCATCATGGCCTATAAAAATAAAATGGACGTCGCTGTTGAAATCGCCGTAGGCTCGACCCTGCAGGTTGCCATGTTTGTTGCGCCTGTTCTCGTGTTAGTTTCTTTGCTGTTTGAAAAGAGTATGCCTCTAGTATTCTCGATGCCTGAAATGGTTTCAATGGCAGTTGCCGTGCTCCTCTCCATCAGCATTGCAAACGACGGTGAAACAAACTGGTTTGAGGGGCTTACACTTATAGGCGCCTATGTTATAATGGGAATTGGATTTTACCTGCTTTAA
- a CDS encoding YitT family protein has product MAFVYRTLFFIIGLTILSFGVSMTIKANLGTGAWDALNVGLSKTVGLTPGSWVVFVGIIMIFINASLVKRRPDIAAIITLLITGVLIDFWLLRVFDDMLVAGYGKQFGVFLLGMVALSFGLAVYLQPRFPLIPIDNFMMALRERFNLNLMAAKTLGEVIALSAAFIFKGPIGIGTLIVTFAIGPLIQLFFPYCEKLYNKLLTSAR; this is encoded by the coding sequence ATGGCTTTTGTTTATCGCACTTTATTTTTTATCATCGGGTTAACGATTCTATCTTTTGGGGTTTCGATGACCATTAAAGCAAATTTGGGGACAGGCGCCTGGGATGCTCTCAATGTGGGCCTTTCGAAAACGGTGGGGCTGACGCCGGGCAGCTGGGTTGTCTTTGTCGGGATCATCATGATTTTCATTAATGCCTCCCTGGTAAAAAGACGCCCGGATATTGCTGCAATCATTACGCTGCTTATCACAGGTGTGCTGATCGATTTCTGGTTATTGCGCGTGTTCGATGACATGTTGGTCGCTGGATATGGGAAGCAGTTTGGAGTATTCCTTCTCGGGATGGTGGCGTTGAGCTTCGGCCTGGCCGTCTATCTGCAGCCGAGATTCCCCTTGATTCCTATCGATAATTTCATGATGGCATTAAGGGAACGATTTAATCTGAATTTAATGGCAGCGAAGACGCTTGGTGAAGTGATTGCTCTGTCGGCGGCGTTCATCTTCAAGGGACCGATTGGGATTGGGACTTTGATTGTGACGTTTGCTATCGGTCCGTTGATTCAATTGTTCTTTCCTTACTGTGAAAAATTGTATAATAAGCTGCTTACATCCGCTCGATAG
- a CDS encoding YfkD famly protein yields the protein MKKAAAILVMTMVFMMSILAVGFAEEGKAKKAPQPKQAENAKYVIPNSVMNITKDNTYPNPTEDLPFLQPSELTKNLIKTSKVKIENPDLIRMLNETSINSTPFAIGYRAIVYLGEWPLNYESQETSPNWEFQKINTNYFDNRGGNAIYQIHYVQEQQKVVKGGLTAKIKNAEDVQKMMLLQAAKKSGLPLAFETIVGAGTKKDHIYNIQPKRLGYLYAYAPAINEKGKVTYGEVYLMLKGSKKFIVVKNVVSQGIGAWIPVQDHVSFGFVSSERPR from the coding sequence ATGAAAAAAGCAGCAGCTATCCTTGTTATGACGATGGTTTTTATGATGTCTATTTTAGCAGTTGGTTTTGCTGAGGAAGGGAAGGCGAAAAAAGCGCCTCAGCCAAAGCAGGCGGAAAATGCGAAGTATGTGATCCCGAATTCAGTAATGAATATCACGAAGGATAATACGTATCCGAACCCGACTGAAGACTTGCCTTTCCTTCAGCCAAGTGAGCTTACCAAGAATTTGATTAAAACGTCGAAGGTGAAGATCGAGAATCCGGATTTGATTCGGATGCTGAATGAAACATCCATCAACAGCACTCCATTCGCCATCGGCTACCGGGCGATTGTTTACCTTGGTGAGTGGCCGTTGAATTATGAATCGCAAGAAACCTCACCGAACTGGGAATTCCAGAAAATCAATACGAATTATTTCGACAATCGCGGCGGGAATGCTATTTATCAAATCCATTATGTTCAGGAGCAGCAAAAGGTTGTAAAGGGCGGTTTGACGGCGAAAATCAAGAATGCGGAAGATGTGCAGAAAATGATGCTGTTGCAAGCAGCAAAGAAATCAGGTCTGCCGCTTGCGTTTGAAACGATTGTAGGTGCAGGAACGAAAAAAGACCATATATACAATATCCAGCCGAAGCGTCTCGGGTATCTTTATGCCTACGCACCAGCCATCAATGAAAAAGGCAAGGTCACATATGGCGAGGTTTACCTGATGCTAAAAGGCAGCAAGAAATTCATTGTTGTCAAAAATGTTGTATCACAAGGGATTGGAGCATGGATTCCGGTTCAGGACCATGTCAGCTTTGGCTTCGTTTCCAGTGAACGGCCGAGATAA
- a CDS encoding YtxH domain-containing protein, with protein sequence MSDNILSNNQNPIGNNSNSYNMNNNMYTSSTENASYDPTTGTTTYASTNSGNSYSNNSSMGGYSSSYSYDDSSSSKSSNSKLMKGVLIGAAIGGAMAMLDSNTRTKVKDKAVNAKDTSMNVISEVKNNPSDVKEQMMSSFREASSILKEAISDAQSLYQRLNDDVFSKMNEAKSNSSDAVQTVMNAKEELKDVGSKVKEAGATAMDNPVVNSATESDSSNTGSSHAADAYATGMESQPSDTTGLGNTSNAFTVSPENQKNDNNR encoded by the coding sequence ATGTCTGACAATATTCTTTCTAACAACCAAAATCCAATAGGCAACAATTCAAACTCTTACAATATGAACAACAACATGTACACTTCATCAACGGAGAATGCATCATATGATCCAACAACTGGAACAACAACTTACGCAAGCACCAATTCCGGTAATTCGTATTCAAACAATTCATCAATGGGCGGCTACTCCAGCAGCTATTCATATGATGACTCCAGCAGCTCTAAGTCTTCGAACAGTAAGCTGATGAAGGGTGTGCTGATTGGAGCTGCAATCGGCGGAGCAATGGCGATGCTTGACTCCAATACGCGCACAAAGGTAAAGGACAAGGCGGTCAATGCAAAAGACACATCAATGAATGTCATCAGCGAAGTGAAGAACAATCCTTCTGATGTGAAGGAGCAGATGATGAGCAGCTTCAGGGAAGCTTCCAGCATTTTAAAAGAAGCGATCAGTGATGCTCAAAGCCTTTACCAGCGCCTGAATGATGATGTGTTCAGCAAGATGAATGAAGCAAAGTCCAATTCCTCTGATGCTGTGCAAACCGTCATGAACGCAAAGGAAGAGCTTAAGGATGTTGGATCAAAAGTGAAGGAAGCAGGAGCAACCGCAATGGACAACCCGGTGGTCAATTCTGCTACTGAATCTGACTCTTCAAACACTGGATCAAGCCATGCTGCTGATGCGTATGCTACTGGTATGGAAAGCCAACCGTCTGATACAACAGGGCTAGGAAATACATCAAATGCCTTCACAGTATCGCCAGAAAACCAAAAAAATGATAATAACCGCTAG
- the ggt gene encoding gamma-glutamyltransferase produces MEKEFKPRSNRCDYDRETATGKIAMAASAHPIATNAAEKILRDGGNAIDAAIAIQFGLNVGEPMMTGIGGSGFFMVYHAESKTTKIFDGHTRAPKAAHPELFLDEKGEVIPFKKRSTHATGVGVPGILKAMEAARKEYGTKPLAELIEPAAQAAEKGVEVNWIMEESLNTFDYRLGDHAKELFMPGGKSLKEGDVYQKEHLAKTFRILQRDGIEAFYEGEIGEAIISTLKELGGIMEMSDLKNYEISIDEPVWGTYRDYKIASSNMPSAGGTTMLQILKILEGFDLSKYDVKSWEKYYLFTEAMRIAFSDKIAFSGDPEFGDIPLKGLLSEEYLAERRKLINWERRNDAIDFGNPWVYGEGKEINIVRQPFEPERERSETTHFTVTDKWGNIVACTSTVEHPFGSGIMVKDHGFVLNNEMTDFDAIPGGLNEIQPGKRPVSCKTPTIVFKEDEPVLTLGSPGGPTIVGSVFQTIVNVLDFGMDLKEAIEEPRIFNSTGPLIGWESGISMEAKGEMESKGFEFADGPFPLGNVQAIKFDREKGILYGAADSSREGKATGLDE; encoded by the coding sequence ATGGAAAAGGAATTTAAACCACGCTCTAACAGGTGTGATTATGATAGAGAAACTGCAACGGGGAAAATTGCAATGGCTGCTTCAGCGCACCCAATTGCAACGAATGCAGCGGAAAAAATACTGCGTGACGGCGGCAACGCCATCGATGCAGCGATCGCCATCCAATTCGGCCTGAATGTCGGAGAACCGATGATGACAGGAATTGGCGGCAGCGGATTTTTCATGGTTTATCATGCGGAAAGCAAAACCACGAAAATTTTTGATGGGCATACAAGAGCACCAAAAGCCGCACACCCAGAACTTTTTTTAGATGAAAAAGGTGAAGTCATTCCGTTTAAAAAGAGGTCTACGCATGCTACAGGTGTCGGGGTTCCAGGTATATTGAAAGCAATGGAAGCGGCAAGGAAGGAGTATGGCACAAAACCGCTTGCCGAATTGATCGAACCAGCTGCCCAGGCTGCAGAAAAAGGAGTAGAGGTCAACTGGATTATGGAAGAAAGTCTTAATACTTTCGACTATCGACTCGGTGATCATGCGAAGGAATTATTTATGCCGGGCGGGAAGTCGCTTAAGGAAGGGGATGTCTACCAGAAGGAACACCTGGCGAAAACATTCCGAATCCTTCAGCGTGATGGCATCGAAGCGTTCTATGAAGGGGAAATTGGAGAAGCCATTATTTCTACACTAAAAGAGCTTGGCGGAATCATGGAGATGTCAGATTTAAAGAATTATGAAATCTCCATTGATGAACCTGTTTGGGGAACTTATCGGGATTATAAAATTGCTTCTTCCAATATGCCGAGTGCAGGCGGGACAACGATGCTGCAGATTTTGAAAATCCTCGAAGGTTTTGACCTCAGCAAGTATGATGTGAAATCATGGGAAAAGTATTACTTATTTACAGAAGCCATGAGGATTGCTTTTTCCGATAAAATCGCCTTTTCAGGTGATCCGGAGTTTGGTGATATTCCGTTAAAAGGGTTGCTGAGTGAGGAATACCTTGCTGAGCGGCGAAAATTGATTAATTGGGAACGCAGGAACGATGCAATTGATTTTGGTAATCCATGGGTTTACGGGGAGGGTAAGGAAATTAATATTGTACGCCAGCCTTTCGAGCCTGAAAGAGAAAGAAGCGAAACGACTCATTTCACGGTAACGGACAAGTGGGGCAATATCGTTGCCTGCACTTCTACCGTTGAGCACCCGTTCGGTTCTGGAATCATGGTCAAGGATCATGGCTTCGTTTTAAACAATGAAATGACTGACTTTGATGCTATTCCTGGCGGCCTGAATGAAATCCAGCCAGGAAAGAGGCCTGTGAGCTGCAAGACGCCAACCATTGTCTTCAAGGAAGATGAGCCTGTTTTGACATTGGGATCACCTGGCGGGCCAACAATCGTAGGCTCCGTATTCCAGACGATTGTCAATGTTCTTGATTTTGGCATGGACCTGAAAGAGGCCATCGAGGAGCCGAGAATCTTCAATAGTACCGGCCCGCTGATTGGCTGGGAGTCGGGCATCAGCATGGAAGCAAAAGGTGAGATGGAATCAAAGGGCTTCGAATTTGCCGATGGTCCATTCCCGCTTGGAAATGTCCAGGCCATCAAATTCGATCGTGAAAAAGGTATCCTCTATGGAGCTGCCGATTCCAGCAGGGAAGGGAAAGCAACCGGACTGGATGAATAA